One segment of Vibrio gazogenes DNA contains the following:
- a CDS encoding 4Fe-4S dicluster domain-containing protein — MKKFVVADPKKCIGCQTCMAACSDVHQKVGLQSHPRLTVVKNNDTTVPVMCRHCEDAPCATVCPVQAITKEADRIFLNESICVGCTLCAVACPFGAIALDGSRPVSHANSYDTYIPSTPRSSNPSTSVPQTFGHDLLAWEPGVKSIAVKCDLCEFREEGPACMEVCPTEAIVLVSDDTTERARKLKREVTANSSPIVDMEK; from the coding sequence ATGAAAAAATTTGTAGTTGCCGATCCTAAGAAGTGTATCGGATGTCAAACATGCATGGCTGCCTGTTCTGATGTTCACCAGAAAGTCGGATTGCAAAGTCACCCGCGTCTGACTGTGGTGAAAAATAACGATACAACGGTTCCGGTCATGTGTCGTCATTGTGAAGATGCACCGTGCGCAACGGTCTGTCCGGTACAGGCAATCACCAAAGAGGCTGATCGGATCTTTCTGAATGAATCCATTTGTGTCGGATGCACACTGTGCGCGGTGGCTTGTCCGTTTGGTGCGATTGCACTGGATGGGAGTCGTCCGGTTTCTCATGCCAATAGTTATGACACTTATATACCGTCAACACCACGTTCCAGCAATCCATCGACTTCTGTGCCCCAAACGTTTGGGCATGATCTCTTGGCTTGGGAACCGGGGGTTAAAAGTATCGCGGTGAAATGTGACTTATGCGAATTCAGAGAGGAAGGACCCGCCTGTATGGAAGTCTGTCCGACCGAGGCAATTGTGTTGGTGAGTGATGATACAACGGAGCGTGCCCGCAAGCTCAAGCGAGAAGTGACGGCCAACAGCTCACCGATTGTGGATATGGAGAAATAA
- the galU gene encoding UTP--glucose-1-phosphate uridylyltransferase GalU has protein sequence MIKKCLFPAAGYGTRFLPATKSMPKEMMPVVNKPLIEYGVDEAIQAGMNGMCIVTGRGKHSIMDHFDMNYELEHQIKGTNKEKLLVDIRKIIETTNFTYIRQREMKGLGHAILTGRELVGDEPFAVVLADDLCVSEGDGVLAQMVALFKQFRCSIVAVQEVPEDETHKYGVIAGEMIKDDLFRVDDMVEKPEAGAAPSNLAIIGRYILTPDIFDLIEQTEPGKGGEIQITDALLKQAKSGCVLAYKFKGHRFDCGSVEGYIEATNYCFEHLYQKNPDQVELNKHSTQKGEQAVSA, from the coding sequence ATGATTAAAAAATGTCTCTTCCCTGCAGCCGGCTATGGAACCCGTTTTTTGCCCGCAACTAAATCAATGCCGAAAGAAATGATGCCGGTCGTGAACAAACCTTTGATCGAGTACGGGGTTGATGAGGCAATTCAGGCAGGCATGAATGGGATGTGTATTGTGACTGGGCGAGGAAAGCACTCGATCATGGATCATTTTGATATGAACTATGAACTGGAGCACCAGATTAAGGGAACCAACAAAGAAAAGTTGCTTGTCGATATTCGTAAAATCATTGAAACCACGAATTTTACTTATATTCGTCAACGTGAAATGAAAGGGTTGGGTCATGCCATTCTTACCGGTCGGGAACTCGTCGGAGATGAGCCGTTTGCTGTTGTACTTGCTGATGACCTGTGTGTCAGTGAAGGAGATGGTGTTCTTGCCCAAATGGTGGCGTTGTTCAAACAATTCCGCTGTTCAATCGTCGCGGTGCAGGAAGTACCTGAAGATGAAACACACAAGTACGGTGTGATTGCTGGTGAAATGATCAAAGATGATCTGTTCCGGGTCGATGATATGGTTGAAAAACCAGAGGCGGGTGCTGCTCCAAGTAATCTGGCCATTATTGGTCGTTATATTCTGACGCCGGATATCTTCGACTTAATCGAACAAACCGAACCGGGTAAAGGTGGAGAAATTCAAATTACCGATGCTTTGCTAAAACAGGCGAAATCTGGTTGCGTGCTGGCCTATAAATTTAAAGGACATCGTTTCGATTGTGGGAGTGTCGAAGGTTATATTGAAGCCACGAACTACTGTTTTGAACATCTTTATCAGAAGAATCCGGATCAAGTTGAACTCAATAAACATTCAACGCAGAAAGGTGAACAAGCGGTTTCAGCTTGA
- a CDS encoding pyridoxal-phosphate-dependent aminotransferase family protein, with product MTVQSFFPPQRTLMGPGPSDIHPRVLQALSRPTIGHLDPLFIQMMDELKSLLQYAFQTENEFTIAISAPGSAGMEACFVNLLEPGDKVIVCRNGVFGERMRENVIRCGANAVLVDNAWGESVSVEKVEQAIQEHPDAKVLAFVHAETSTGALSDAKALGHLAKQYGLLTIVDAVTSLGGVPLAVDEWQLDAVYSGSQKCLSCVPGLSPLTFSQAAIETIKARKTPVQSWFLDQTLVMGYWSGQQKRSYHHTAPVNTLYALHESLVLLQEESLASSWHRHQQMHQQLKQGLEQLGLTFVVEASERLPQLNTVRIPEGIDDAWVRSYLLHQYNLEIGAGLGQFAGNAWRIGLMGYSARPENIALCLKALEDALTQSKQ from the coding sequence GTGACTGTACAAAGTTTTTTCCCACCGCAAAGAACACTTATGGGCCCCGGCCCGTCTGATATTCATCCTCGGGTTTTACAGGCCTTAAGCCGACCGACAATCGGGCACCTTGACCCGTTATTTATTCAAATGATGGATGAATTGAAGTCTCTCTTACAATATGCATTTCAGACCGAAAATGAATTTACGATTGCGATTTCTGCCCCCGGCAGTGCCGGAATGGAAGCCTGTTTCGTCAATTTACTGGAACCGGGAGACAAGGTAATCGTCTGCCGAAACGGCGTTTTTGGCGAACGAATGCGGGAGAATGTGATCCGTTGTGGTGCCAACGCAGTGCTGGTGGATAACGCATGGGGAGAAAGTGTTTCCGTTGAAAAAGTCGAACAGGCCATTCAAGAACATCCGGATGCGAAAGTATTAGCGTTTGTCCATGCCGAGACGTCAACCGGAGCACTCAGTGATGCAAAAGCGCTAGGTCATTTGGCCAAGCAGTACGGTTTGTTGACCATCGTAGATGCAGTCACTTCATTAGGCGGTGTCCCTTTAGCAGTAGATGAATGGCAGCTCGACGCAGTTTACTCGGGGAGCCAAAAGTGTCTTTCCTGTGTTCCCGGCCTGTCTCCCCTGACATTTTCTCAGGCAGCAATTGAGACCATCAAAGCCCGTAAAACCCCGGTCCAGAGTTGGTTTCTCGATCAAACTTTGGTCATGGGGTACTGGAGTGGCCAACAGAAACGAAGCTATCACCACACCGCACCGGTGAATACGTTATACGCACTCCATGAGTCGCTAGTGCTGTTACAAGAAGAATCACTGGCGTCGTCATGGCATCGCCACCAGCAAATGCATCAACAACTGAAACAGGGACTCGAACAACTGGGGCTGACGTTTGTCGTTGAAGCATCAGAACGGTTGCCACAACTGAATACCGTCCGAATTCCTGAAGGGATTGACGATGCGTGGGTCAGAAGTTATTTATTGCACCAGTATAATTTGGAAATTGGTGCAGGATTAGGCCAGTTTGCCGGTAATGCGTGGCGAATCGGGCTGATGGGATATAGCGCCCGACCCGAAAATATCGCACTCTGCCTGAAAGCATTGGAAGATGCGCTCACACAGAGCAAGCAATGA
- the hyfB gene encoding hydrogenase 4 subunit B produces MMSPLSLLALSMGCYLIACVVALFGNSRRESFCVSLASLCSTVGGIIGAISAGYALVSHQVWQAQLFSPFPFAQLLIRFDGLAAFMVLVISLIVIAASIYGLHYMKEYQGKGAWGISLFLNLFVASMVALVVADNAFYFIVFFEMMSLASYFLVLVEQSEKSIRAGLQYFLIAHAGSVLIMIAFFMLYRAAGTLNFTDFSHLSLSAWESSVIFLLAFFGFGAKAGMITLHSWLPQAHPAAPSHASALMSGVMVKIGVFGIIKVGLVFLGGAEVWWGYLVLAFGAFSSVLGVMYALAEHDIKRLLAYHTVENVGIILMGVGVAMIGTASGHPVLAALGLLGGLYHLLNHAVFKGLLFLGAGSVISQVHTKDMESMGGLGKLMPYTAITFLIGTMAISALPPLNGFVSEWFIYQSLFQMSQQHHVFMVTAGLGAVVMLAITGALACMCFVKVYGICFTGAPRTRIGSQAREVGWSMLVGTGFLALLCMILGVGSPWISPYISDVATNTLAITPIDVQQGMALHPVSTTQAILSTPVITISLIVLLIVPFLVLSLFKKHRLERRHQGHPWACGYAYEQRMTVSASGFTQPLRYMFSPIYRLRISLDPSGWMKRTYRQATISAAAVEPVFDRFLVRPCCDAALKLGDWGRKLQGGDFRIYCLYIVIALIVLLIIPFESGVK; encoded by the coding sequence ATGATGAGTCCTTTATCGCTGTTGGCTTTATCGATGGGGTGTTATCTCATCGCCTGTGTCGTGGCCTTGTTTGGCAATTCTCGACGAGAATCTTTTTGTGTCTCTCTTGCAAGTCTGTGTTCTACAGTTGGTGGCATTATCGGTGCGATCAGCGCTGGGTATGCGCTGGTCAGCCATCAGGTGTGGCAGGCACAGCTTTTTAGTCCTTTTCCTTTTGCGCAATTACTCATTCGTTTTGACGGATTAGCGGCATTTATGGTGCTGGTTATTTCTCTGATTGTCATTGCTGCCTCTATATACGGCTTACATTACATGAAAGAGTATCAGGGCAAAGGGGCATGGGGGATCAGCCTTTTTCTTAATCTGTTTGTCGCGTCGATGGTTGCGTTAGTTGTGGCAGATAATGCATTTTACTTCATCGTCTTTTTTGAAATGATGTCTCTGGCATCTTACTTTCTGGTGTTGGTTGAGCAGAGTGAAAAAAGTATTCGTGCTGGCTTACAGTATTTTCTTATTGCCCATGCCGGTTCTGTGCTGATCATGATTGCCTTCTTTATGCTTTACCGGGCCGCCGGAACGCTCAATTTCACCGATTTTTCCCACCTGTCCCTGTCTGCGTGGGAGTCGTCAGTTATCTTCTTACTGGCATTCTTTGGTTTTGGGGCAAAAGCCGGCATGATCACGTTACATAGCTGGTTACCTCAGGCGCACCCTGCCGCTCCTTCGCATGCATCGGCACTGATGTCCGGTGTGATGGTCAAAATTGGTGTGTTCGGCATCATTAAAGTCGGGCTTGTTTTTCTCGGTGGTGCAGAAGTCTGGTGGGGATATCTGGTGCTCGCCTTTGGCGCTTTCTCTTCTGTGCTGGGCGTCATGTATGCACTGGCAGAGCATGATATCAAACGCTTGCTCGCTTACCACACCGTGGAGAATGTCGGGATTATCTTAATGGGCGTTGGTGTGGCGATGATCGGGACGGCATCCGGTCACCCGGTTCTCGCGGCCTTAGGTTTGCTGGGCGGGCTTTATCATCTGCTCAATCATGCTGTGTTCAAAGGCTTACTTTTCCTTGGTGCCGGCTCGGTTATCTCTCAGGTTCATACCAAAGATATGGAAAGCATGGGTGGGCTAGGCAAGCTGATGCCTTATACCGCAATCACTTTCTTGATTGGCACCATGGCGATTTCTGCATTACCGCCACTCAATGGTTTTGTCAGTGAATGGTTCATTTATCAATCTTTGTTTCAAATGAGTCAGCAACATCATGTCTTTATGGTGACCGCGGGACTCGGCGCTGTTGTTATGCTGGCGATAACCGGGGCTTTGGCATGTATGTGTTTTGTGAAAGTCTATGGTATCTGTTTTACCGGAGCGCCGCGAACCAGAATAGGCAGTCAGGCACGAGAAGTCGGATGGTCGATGCTTGTTGGCACGGGATTTCTTGCTTTGCTGTGTATGATTCTCGGTGTCGGCTCTCCGTGGATTTCGCCTTACATTTCTGACGTTGCCACCAACACGCTGGCCATCACCCCGATTGATGTCCAGCAGGGAATGGCACTTCATCCGGTCTCAACCACGCAGGCCATTCTTTCGACACCGGTCATTACCATCAGTTTGATTGTCCTGTTGATTGTTCCGTTTTTGGTCTTGTCTCTGTTTAAGAAACATCGTCTCGAACGGCGTCATCAAGGTCATCCATGGGCGTGTGGGTATGCTTATGAACAACGTATGACGGTTTCTGCGAGCGGATTTACGCAACCCCTGCGCTATATGTTCTCACCGATCTATCGTTTGCGGATCTCGCTCGACCCGTCTGGCTGGATGAAACGAACCTACCGGCAGGCGACGATTTCAGCGGCGGCTGTTGAGCCGGTATTTGACCGATTCTTAGTTCGACCTTGTTGTGATGCGGCGCTGAAGCTCGGTGACTGGGGGAGAAAGCTACAGGGCGGAGATTTCCGAATCTACTGTCTCTACATTGTGATAGCACTGATTGTGTTACTTATTATTCCGTTTGAATCAGGAGTGAAATGA
- a CDS encoding PglL family O-oligosaccharyltransferase: MAILIVRGTRLEPSPVKLPLNRPFLFVLGMLYLIFLHFPSDLNVGAGLTLLFNMTTWFWVSIAISVGVFQMIRAEKIRYSKLTFGLLVCCLLLTLPLFYDHASVSLSAYRVIALWGGFLLFVVLQQFRFSNKHKHRLIWLIVLSALVESGLAYYQLFVDPAQVPLGVFPSVNTFATYLATGLLASGYLLSRYLKKYQAQFSIASLLYITPLLCMPLLVLLRSVTGWGVTLIGIVMIFPYLYRFASRKRLWGWGISIMLGLLSGLILIQVLYTTPFNAQYIKRLSPLSDSLAQTTDMFIEKPFTGYGYGHFEEEYVLYSARQHQLNPSYPSPLAGLSHPHNEVLYWGIEGGILPIFAITLAALFVLGRIYGAKPKTRLATLSLLFPIVMTSQVDDVFSQSAIHWVTFIILLFWVDQRVAKYRSVPIHRLTTRGLNGVGILLPILALLYCGELLRAQSLLMQYKQGQYISRQAQQYVPVVWHDQLMKVQLIDQLKQKNPQQHRQPLSTYVPWLLELIQRQPRPEYYQLLMALYQHIGDINRAEQSRIEAEFLFPHYPFVLPDKQPIVQSDPE, encoded by the coding sequence ATGGCGATACTGATCGTGCGGGGAACAAGGCTTGAGCCATCTCCGGTAAAACTGCCTTTAAATCGACCTTTTTTATTTGTTCTCGGGATGCTATACCTCATTTTTCTGCATTTCCCGAGTGATCTGAATGTCGGTGCTGGTTTAACACTACTGTTTAATATGACGACTTGGTTTTGGGTCAGTATTGCTATTTCAGTCGGTGTATTTCAGATGATCCGGGCCGAGAAGATCAGGTATTCAAAACTGACGTTCGGTCTCTTGGTCTGCTGTTTACTGCTGACACTACCGCTGTTTTATGATCACGCCTCGGTTTCACTGTCAGCATATCGTGTGATTGCTTTATGGGGCGGATTTCTTCTCTTTGTGGTGCTTCAGCAGTTTCGCTTTAGCAACAAGCATAAACACCGGCTCATCTGGTTGATCGTATTGTCTGCATTGGTTGAGAGCGGACTGGCTTATTATCAGTTATTCGTCGATCCGGCCCAAGTACCACTGGGCGTATTTCCCTCGGTCAATACATTCGCGACGTACCTTGCAACAGGTCTTTTGGCATCTGGATATTTGCTTTCCCGGTATTTGAAAAAGTATCAGGCTCAATTTAGCATTGCCAGTCTGCTCTATATCACGCCATTACTGTGTATGCCTTTATTGGTGTTACTCCGCTCGGTTACGGGGTGGGGAGTAACACTGATCGGCATTGTGATGATTTTTCCTTACTTGTATCGATTTGCCAGTCGGAAAAGACTTTGGGGGTGGGGCATCTCCATTATGCTGGGTCTGCTGAGCGGACTTATTTTGATTCAGGTGCTTTACACCACACCGTTTAACGCTCAATACATCAAGCGATTATCACCGTTATCGGACAGTCTGGCTCAGACCACTGATATGTTCATCGAGAAACCGTTTACGGGGTATGGCTACGGTCACTTTGAAGAAGAATATGTGCTTTATAGCGCCCGGCAACATCAATTAAACCCGAGTTATCCATCACCGTTAGCCGGGTTGTCACATCCGCATAATGAAGTGCTTTATTGGGGCATTGAAGGTGGTATTCTGCCGATTTTCGCAATTACATTAGCCGCTTTATTTGTACTGGGGCGTATTTATGGTGCGAAACCTAAAACCCGTCTTGCAACCTTGTCATTGCTTTTTCCTATTGTCATGACCAGTCAGGTCGATGATGTGTTCAGTCAGTCTGCGATTCACTGGGTTACCTTCATCATTCTCTTGTTTTGGGTTGACCAACGTGTCGCAAAATATAGAAGTGTGCCTATCCATCGCCTGACAACCCGAGGGTTAAATGGAGTGGGAATCTTACTTCCTATCTTAGCATTACTTTATTGTGGCGAATTGCTTCGGGCACAAAGCTTATTGATGCAATACAAACAGGGGCAATATATCTCACGACAGGCACAACAGTATGTGCCTGTCGTCTGGCATGATCAATTGATGAAAGTGCAGTTGATTGACCAGTTGAAGCAAAAGAATCCGCAACAGCATCGGCAGCCGCTGAGTACCTACGTACCTTGGCTGCTTGAGTTGATCCAGCGGCAGCCAAGGCCAGAATACTATCAGTTGCTCATGGCGTTATATCAGCATATCGGAGATATCAATCGTGCAGAGCAATCACGGATCGAGGCTGAGTTTTTATTTCCTCACTATCCTTTTGTGCTCCCGGACAAACAGCCTATCGTACAGTCCGATCCTGAGTAA
- the uvrA gene encoding excinuclease ABC subunit UvrA gives MDSIDVRGARTHNLKNISLTLPRDKLIVVTGLSGSGKSSLAFDTLYAEGQRRYVESLSAYARQFLSLMEKPDVDHIEGLSPAISIEQKSTSHNPRSTVGTITEIYDYLRLLYARVGEPRCPEHHTPLAAQTISQMVDKVLELPEGARLMLLSPIVKERKGEHVKTLANLAAQGFIRARIDGEISDLSDPPTLELHKKHTIEVIVDRFKVRSDLQQRLAESFETALELSGGIVVVAPMDEAGDEIVFSSNFACSHCGYSMQELEPRLFSFNNPAGACHSCDGLGVQQYFDPSRVVQDKSLSLANGAIRGWDKKNFYYFQMLTSLAEHYNFDLTTPFEKLPKKIQNVVLQGSGTQSIEFKYVNDRGDIRIKSHPFEGILSNLERRYRETESNSVREDLVKFISTKPCASCHGTRLRQEARHVFVNETTLPEVVELSIAEALTFFESLQLTGQKAQIAEKVMKEINDRLRFLVNVGLNYLNLSRSAETLSGGEAQRIRLASQIGAGLVGVMYVLDEPSIGLHQRDNERLLQTLTHLRDLGNTVIVVEHDEDAIRTADYIVDIGPGAGVHGGHIVAQGDVEQVIATPESLTGQYLSGAKSIAIPAQRIPYDAKKVVELSGASGNNLKDVTLTVPIGLFTCVTGVSGSGKSTLINDTFYKIAHIELNGASAEEPAPYKKIKGLDQLDKVIDIDQSPIGRTPRSNPATYTGIFTPIRELFAGTQESRSRGYKPGRFSFNVRGGRCEACQGDGVIKVEMHFLPDVYVPCDICKGKRYNRETLEVKYKGKTIDEVLEMTVEDARTFFDPVPVIARKLQTLMDVGLSYIRLGQAATTLSGGEAQRVKLARELSKRDTGKTLYILDEPTTGLHFDDIQQLLTVLHRLRDHGNTVVVIEHNLDVIKTADWVVDLGPEGGQGGGEIIAQGTPEAVSKVTGSHTARFLKPMLE, from the coding sequence ATGGATAGTATTGACGTTCGGGGCGCTCGTACCCACAATTTAAAAAATATCAGTCTGACACTTCCGCGTGACAAACTCATCGTTGTCACTGGGTTATCCGGTTCAGGAAAGTCTTCCCTCGCTTTTGACACGTTATATGCTGAGGGGCAAAGACGTTATGTTGAGTCTCTGTCGGCTTATGCCCGACAGTTTCTGTCTTTAATGGAAAAACCCGATGTTGATCATATCGAAGGTTTGTCTCCAGCCATTTCTATTGAACAAAAATCAACCTCACATAACCCGCGTTCAACGGTCGGTACTATCACTGAAATCTACGATTATCTGCGTCTGCTTTATGCCCGGGTTGGAGAGCCCCGCTGTCCGGAGCATCATACCCCGCTGGCTGCACAGACGATAAGTCAGATGGTGGATAAAGTTCTTGAGCTTCCGGAAGGGGCTCGGCTGATGTTGCTTTCTCCCATTGTCAAAGAACGGAAGGGAGAACATGTTAAAACACTGGCAAATCTTGCTGCACAGGGATTTATCCGCGCCAGAATTGATGGTGAAATCAGTGACCTTTCCGATCCACCGACATTAGAACTTCATAAGAAGCATACGATTGAGGTGATTGTCGACCGTTTTAAAGTGCGTTCAGATTTGCAGCAGCGTTTGGCTGAGTCTTTTGAAACCGCGTTAGAACTGTCCGGTGGGATTGTGGTTGTCGCACCGATGGATGAGGCGGGTGATGAAATCGTATTTTCATCTAATTTTGCCTGTTCACATTGTGGTTACAGTATGCAGGAACTGGAGCCGCGACTGTTCTCATTTAATAATCCAGCCGGTGCCTGTCACTCTTGCGATGGGTTAGGCGTGCAACAATATTTTGATCCATCCCGCGTCGTTCAGGATAAAAGTCTCAGTTTGGCAAATGGGGCAATTCGTGGTTGGGACAAGAAGAACTTCTATTATTTTCAAATGTTGACGTCACTTGCTGAGCACTACAATTTTGATTTGACGACGCCTTTCGAAAAATTACCGAAGAAAATCCAAAATGTCGTTCTGCAAGGCTCAGGAACACAGTCGATTGAGTTTAAATATGTCAATGATCGCGGTGATATCCGGATAAAATCTCATCCTTTTGAGGGAATTCTAAGTAATCTCGAAAGGCGATACCGAGAGACTGAATCGAATTCAGTCCGGGAAGATCTGGTTAAATTTATCTCGACTAAACCTTGTGCCAGCTGTCACGGAACTCGGCTTCGACAAGAAGCTCGCCATGTGTTTGTCAATGAAACCACGCTTCCTGAAGTTGTTGAGCTGAGTATCGCAGAAGCACTGACTTTCTTTGAGTCGTTGCAATTGACGGGGCAAAAAGCACAAATAGCTGAAAAGGTCATGAAAGAGATCAATGACCGACTCCGGTTTCTGGTTAATGTCGGCCTGAATTATCTCAATCTCTCTCGCAGCGCCGAAACGCTGTCCGGTGGCGAAGCGCAAAGAATTCGCTTAGCAAGCCAAATCGGAGCGGGTCTGGTCGGGGTGATGTATGTGCTGGATGAACCTTCGATTGGGTTGCATCAACGTGATAACGAAAGATTACTGCAAACGCTGACGCACTTGCGTGATTTAGGCAACACCGTGATTGTCGTTGAACATGATGAAGACGCCATTCGGACTGCCGACTACATTGTTGATATTGGGCCGGGAGCCGGTGTGCATGGCGGACATATTGTTGCTCAGGGCGATGTCGAGCAAGTGATTGCGACACCGGAATCATTGACCGGACAATATTTGAGTGGTGCAAAATCGATAGCCATTCCTGCACAAAGAATACCGTATGATGCCAAGAAAGTTGTCGAACTCTCCGGAGCCAGCGGTAACAATCTCAAAGATGTTACGTTGACGGTTCCCATTGGACTCTTTACCTGCGTAACCGGCGTTTCAGGGTCGGGTAAATCGACTTTAATCAATGATACGTTCTATAAAATTGCCCACATTGAACTCAATGGTGCCAGTGCTGAAGAGCCAGCGCCTTACAAAAAAATCAAAGGGCTGGATCAGCTTGATAAAGTTATTGATATCGACCAAAGCCCTATTGGTCGGACACCGCGTTCTAATCCTGCAACGTATACCGGAATCTTTACGCCGATCCGTGAGTTATTTGCCGGAACACAAGAGTCTCGTTCCAGAGGTTATAAGCCCGGGCGGTTCAGCTTTAATGTCCGGGGCGGGCGCTGTGAAGCATGTCAGGGTGATGGCGTGATTAAAGTGGAAATGCACTTCCTGCCGGATGTCTATGTGCCATGTGATATCTGTAAAGGGAAACGTTATAACCGAGAAACTTTGGAAGTGAAATATAAAGGCAAAACCATTGACGAAGTACTTGAAATGACAGTGGAAGATGCCAGAACTTTCTTTGATCCGGTTCCTGTGATTGCCAGAAAATTGCAGACATTGATGGATGTCGGGCTTTCTTATATTCGTTTAGGTCAGGCAGCAACCACGCTTTCCGGTGGTGAAGCTCAGCGGGTCAAGCTTGCCAGAGAGCTGTCTAAGCGCGATACCGGTAAAACCTTGTACATTCTTGATGAGCCGACAACTGGTCTGCATTTCGATGATATTCAGCAATTGCTTACGGTACTTCATCGGTTGAGAGACCATGGCAATACAGTGGTGGTCATCGAACATAACTTAGATGTGATTAAAACGGCCGACTGGGTTGTCGATCTGGGTCCTGAAGGTGGTCAAGGCGGCGGAGAAATCATCGCTCAAGGGACTCCGGAAGCGGTGTCCAAAGTGACGGGTTCTCATACCGCACGTTTCTTGAAACCTATGTTAGAATAG
- the lysC gene encoding lysine-sensitive aspartokinase 3 has protein sequence MSAFNVAKFGGTSVANFEAMSRCAAVIESNPDTKLVVSSACSGVTNLLVELANGVQDTERRTSILEQLANIHFSIIESLQEQDSVKEAVQAILDTVTSLADAASFQTSNKLTDHLVACGELISTHILTQVLKERGIDAVRFDIRDVLRTDDYYGRAEPQVEATGMQAKEKLAPLCKKHLVVTQGFIGSDEQGNTTTLGRGGSDYSAALIAEAVQASGLEIWTDVPGIYTTDPRIVPNAAPIPEISFNEASEMANFGAKILHPSTLLPALRHGIPVFVGSSKEPEKGGTWIRKRVENSPYFRALALRANQTMVTIRSAKMFHAYGFLAKVFEILAKHKISVDLITTSEISVSITLDKTDTAGGAPELPAAARAELEELAHIEVERNLSLVALIGNHMETKGYAKEVFSTLGDYNMRMICYGASDHNLCFLVDADDAKSVIQKLHQDLFEPQDND, from the coding sequence GTGAGTGCATTCAATGTCGCCAAATTTGGCGGAACAAGCGTGGCAAACTTCGAAGCAATGAGTCGTTGTGCTGCCGTCATCGAAAGTAATCCTGACACCAAGCTTGTTGTCAGTAGTGCCTGCTCTGGTGTGACAAATCTGCTGGTTGAACTTGCCAACGGTGTTCAGGATACAGAAAGACGTACCTCTATCTTAGAACAATTAGCTAATATCCATTTTTCAATTATTGAATCGTTGCAAGAACAAGATTCAGTCAAAGAAGCGGTTCAGGCTATTCTTGACACGGTGACGAGCCTGGCAGACGCAGCATCGTTTCAGACCAGTAATAAACTGACCGACCATTTGGTTGCCTGTGGTGAATTAATTTCGACGCATATTTTGACTCAAGTTCTCAAAGAACGGGGTATCGATGCCGTCAGATTTGATATTCGAGATGTGTTACGCACCGATGATTACTATGGCAGGGCTGAACCACAAGTCGAAGCCACGGGCATGCAAGCGAAAGAGAAACTGGCACCATTGTGTAAAAAACATCTGGTGGTGACACAGGGATTCATCGGTTCCGATGAGCAGGGCAATACAACCACGTTGGGCCGCGGTGGGAGTGACTACTCAGCGGCACTGATTGCAGAAGCGGTTCAGGCATCCGGGCTGGAAATCTGGACGGATGTTCCCGGAATTTATACCACGGATCCACGCATTGTGCCTAATGCTGCGCCGATTCCTGAAATTAGCTTCAATGAAGCTTCAGAAATGGCGAACTTTGGCGCAAAAATCTTGCATCCTTCAACGTTGCTGCCTGCGCTTCGGCATGGGATTCCCGTTTTTGTCGGTTCATCGAAAGAGCCGGAGAAGGGGGGCACATGGATTCGGAAACGCGTTGAAAACTCACCTTATTTCCGGGCGCTGGCATTACGGGCCAATCAAACCATGGTGACGATTCGCAGTGCTAAAATGTTCCACGCATATGGCTTTTTGGCCAAAGTTTTTGAAATTCTGGCTAAGCATAAAATCTCAGTCGATTTGATTACCACGTCAGAGATTAGTGTATCGATCACGCTGGATAAAACGGACACGGCTGGTGGTGCGCCAGAGCTTCCTGCGGCAGCCCGAGCAGAGTTGGAAGAACTCGCTCATATTGAAGTCGAACGAAACCTGAGTCTGGTGGCTTTGATCGGGAACCATATGGAGACCAAGGGGTATGCCAAAGAAGTTTTCAGCACGCTGGGCGATTACAACATGCGTATGATTTGTTATGGCGCCAGTGATCATAATCTGTGTTTTCTTGTTGATGCTGACGACGCAAAAAGTGTCATCCAGAAACTGCATCAAGATCTGTTTGAGCCGCAAGACAACGACTAA